Proteins encoded by one window of Streptomyces sp. NBC_01477:
- the folP gene encoding dihydropteroate synthase, translated as MTTQQGPAGPVGLPEWDRCAVMGVVNVTPDSFSDGGRWFDPDVAVKHGLDLVVQGADIVDVGGESTRPGAARVDEAEELRRVLPVVRELAAAGVLVSVDTMRAAVAEQAVAAGARLVNDVSGGQADPAMIPVVAAAQVPFVVMHWRGQSIDMNNRAVYGDVLAEVVAELRTGLDRAVAGGVDPARIVLDPGLGFAKEAGHDLTLLAHLGALRALGRPLLVAASRKRFLGRVLAGAAGDPPPARERDAATAAVTALAAREGAWAVRVHEVHASADAVRVARAIETAAGRTVAGEGA; from the coding sequence ATGACTACCCAGCAGGGTCCCGCCGGACCCGTCGGACTGCCGGAGTGGGACCGCTGCGCGGTCATGGGCGTGGTGAATGTCACGCCCGACTCGTTCTCCGACGGCGGGCGGTGGTTCGACCCGGACGTCGCCGTCAAGCACGGCCTCGACCTGGTCGTCCAGGGCGCCGACATCGTCGACGTCGGCGGTGAGTCGACCCGGCCGGGTGCCGCCCGGGTCGACGAGGCCGAGGAACTGCGCCGGGTGCTCCCCGTGGTCCGCGAACTGGCCGCGGCCGGCGTGCTGGTCAGCGTCGACACGATGCGGGCCGCCGTCGCCGAGCAGGCCGTCGCAGCGGGCGCCAGGCTGGTCAACGACGTCAGCGGCGGCCAGGCCGACCCGGCGATGATCCCGGTGGTGGCCGCGGCCCAGGTGCCCTTCGTGGTCATGCACTGGCGCGGCCAGAGCATCGACATGAACAACCGCGCCGTCTACGGCGACGTCCTCGCCGAGGTCGTCGCCGAGCTGCGCACCGGACTCGACCGGGCGGTGGCGGGCGGCGTCGACCCGGCCCGTATCGTTCTCGACCCGGGGCTGGGCTTCGCCAAGGAGGCCGGCCACGACCTCACCCTGCTCGCCCACCTCGGCGCCCTGCGCGCGCTCGGCCGCCCGCTGCTGGTGGCCGCGTCGCGCAAACGCTTCCTCGGCCGCGTCCTGGCCGGCGCCGCCGGCGATCCGCCGCCGGCCAGGGAAAGGGACGCGGCCACCGCCGCGGTCACCGCCCTCGCCGCCCGCGAGGGCGCCTGGGCGGTGCGGGTGCACGAGGTGCACGCGAGCGCCGACGCCGTACGGGTGGCGCGGGCCATCGAGACAGCCGCGGGTCGGACCGTGGCAGGGGAGGGCGCATGA
- a CDS encoding nuclear transport factor 2 family protein, with the protein MTPRTAEARAVERANQAFYDAVENSDLDALESVVLDGPLAESVAVVHPGWPVLRGRREVMRSFALIMANTDYIQFFLTDVEVGVDGDAAVVTCTENILTGGPAEDDGSAGSLVGGLVVATNVFRRTADGWRLWVHHGSPVLAEDDDETEEAEHEE; encoded by the coding sequence ATGACGCCGAGGACGGCAGAAGCACGCGCGGTCGAGCGGGCCAACCAGGCCTTCTACGACGCCGTGGAGAATTCCGACCTCGACGCGCTGGAGTCGGTGGTGCTCGACGGACCGCTCGCCGAGTCCGTCGCCGTCGTCCACCCCGGCTGGCCGGTGCTGCGCGGGCGCCGCGAGGTGATGCGGTCCTTCGCGCTGATCATGGCCAACACCGACTACATCCAGTTCTTCCTCACCGACGTCGAGGTCGGCGTGGACGGCGACGCGGCCGTCGTGACCTGCACCGAGAACATCCTCACCGGCGGCCCCGCGGAGGACGACGGCTCGGCCGGCTCGCTGGTCGGCGGCCTGGTGGTGGCCACCAACGTCTTCCGCCGCACCGCCGACGGCTGGCGGCTGTGGGTGCACCACGGCTCGCCGGTGCTGGCGGAGGACGACGACGAGACAGAAGAAGCAGAACACGAGGAGTGA
- the folB gene encoding dihydroneopterin aldolase — protein sequence MDRVALHGLKVRGNHGVFQHERENGQIFVIDLVMGLDTSPAAAGDDLDRTVHYGVVAEEVAAVVAGEPVDLIETLAQRIADTCLGHEAVQEVEVTVHKPDAPITVPFDDVTVTITRRRP from the coding sequence GTGGACCGAGTCGCGCTGCACGGCCTGAAGGTGCGCGGAAACCACGGCGTCTTCCAGCACGAGCGGGAGAACGGCCAGATCTTCGTGATCGACCTGGTGATGGGCCTGGACACCTCCCCGGCGGCGGCCGGTGACGACCTCGACAGGACCGTGCACTACGGTGTGGTCGCCGAGGAGGTCGCGGCCGTCGTCGCAGGCGAGCCCGTCGACCTCATCGAGACCCTTGCCCAGCGCATCGCCGACACCTGCCTGGGGCACGAGGCGGTGCAGGAGGTCGAGGTGACCGTGCACAAGCCCGACGCGCCCATCACCGTGCCCTTCGACGACGTGACCGTGACCATCACCCGGAGGCGCCCGTGA
- the folK gene encoding 2-amino-4-hydroxy-6-hydroxymethyldihydropteridine diphosphokinase: MTAEWPEQSADPTVQPVPASVVAAVDAADSTLQNPQTAVISLGGNLGNRLETLQGAVDALEDTPGVRVKAVSPVYETEPWGVEPGTQPGYFNAVVLLRTTLPPASLLERAHAIEEAYLRVRAERWGPRTIDVDIVAYQGVVSDDPALTLPHPRAHERGFVLVPWYDIDPAAVVPGRGPVAELLAATGRQGVERRDDVELRLPE; this comes from the coding sequence GTGACCGCCGAATGGCCGGAGCAGTCCGCAGACCCCACCGTCCAGCCCGTGCCCGCGTCGGTCGTCGCCGCCGTCGACGCGGCGGACAGCACGCTGCAGAACCCGCAGACCGCCGTGATCTCGCTGGGCGGCAACCTCGGCAACCGGCTGGAGACCCTGCAAGGCGCCGTGGACGCGCTGGAGGACACCCCCGGCGTCCGGGTCAAGGCCGTCTCCCCGGTGTACGAGACCGAGCCGTGGGGCGTCGAGCCCGGCACCCAGCCCGGCTACTTCAACGCCGTCGTCCTCCTGCGCACCACCCTGCCCCCCGCCTCGCTGCTGGAGCGCGCCCACGCCATCGAGGAGGCCTACCTTCGGGTACGGGCCGAGCGCTGGGGTCCGCGCACCATCGACGTCGACATCGTCGCCTACCAGGGCGTCGTCTCCGACGACCCCGCGCTCACCCTGCCCCACCCCCGGGCCCACGAGCGGGGCTTCGTCCTCGTACCGTGGTACGACATCGACCCGGCCGCGGTCGTGCCCGGCCGGGGTCCGGTCGCCGAACTGCTCGCGGCCACCGGCCGGCAGGGTGTCGAGCGCCGTGACGACGTGGAACTCCGGCTGCCCGAGTAA
- a CDS encoding DUF3180 domain-containing protein — MRTLRIRMLAGLFAIAVVIAWSAARLWDTVGTLPGVPVAAPIVLALIAVALFATALSLRSRLRAQRERRPGAKGVDPLAAARAVVFGQASALVASLVAGMYGGACIYLIMYKLDMDPRRHQAVYAGLAFLAGIAVVAAAIFLERVCKLPDDEDAPPGAHAHHR; from the coding sequence GTGAGGACACTGCGGATCAGGATGCTGGCGGGGCTCTTCGCGATCGCGGTGGTGATCGCCTGGTCCGCGGCCCGCCTGTGGGACACGGTCGGCACGCTCCCGGGCGTCCCCGTGGCCGCGCCCATCGTCCTCGCCCTGATCGCCGTCGCCCTCTTCGCCACGGCGCTCTCGCTGCGCTCCCGGCTGCGCGCCCAGCGCGAGCGGCGCCCCGGCGCCAAGGGCGTCGACCCGCTGGCCGCCGCCCGGGCGGTGGTCTTCGGCCAGGCCAGCGCGCTGGTCGCCTCGCTCGTCGCGGGAATGTACGGCGGGGCGTGCATCTACCTCATCATGTACAAGCTCGACATGGATCCCCGCCGGCACCAGGCCGTCTACGCCGGCCTGGCGTTCCTCGCCGGGATCGCCGTGGTGGCGGCGGCCATATTCCTTGAGCGCGTCTGCAAACTCCCCGACGACGAGGACGCCCCTCCGGGCGCCCACGCGCACCACCGCTGA
- a CDS encoding cysteine dioxygenase: MSTAHASSQTTTPRTAPTAAELLDFAKRTAADATLVRDLPLDPEGRTWVRLEGPGGAEAWLIGWPPGAETGWHDHGGSYGVFVTAAGELTEESLSVPLPSEGWRSLELADGLDRSRVLPEGEGRAFGRHHVHQVENRSQTTHAVSVHAYYPPLPLIRRYSRKGSTFRLELVERPEEW; the protein is encoded by the coding sequence TTGTCTACCGCGCACGCGTCCTCGCAGACCACCACGCCGCGCACCGCGCCGACCGCCGCGGAACTGCTGGACTTCGCCAAGCGCACCGCCGCGGACGCGACGCTCGTCCGCGATCTCCCGCTCGACCCCGAGGGCCGCACCTGGGTGCGGCTGGAAGGCCCCGGCGGCGCCGAGGCGTGGCTGATCGGGTGGCCGCCCGGCGCCGAGACCGGCTGGCACGACCACGGCGGCTCGTACGGCGTGTTCGTGACCGCCGCCGGTGAGCTGACCGAGGAGTCGCTGTCCGTGCCGCTGCCCTCGGAGGGCTGGCGTTCGCTGGAGCTGGCCGACGGCCTGGACCGCAGCCGGGTGCTGCCGGAGGGCGAGGGCCGGGCGTTCGGGCGGCACCACGTGCACCAGGTGGAGAACCGTTCGCAGACCACGCACGCCGTGTCGGTGCACGCGTACTACCCGCCGCTGCCGCTGATCCGCCGCTACAGCCGCAAGGGCAGCACCTTCCGGCTCGAACTGGTCGAACGCCCCGAGGAATGGTGA
- a CDS encoding rhodanese-like domain-containing protein has protein sequence MARSIDEQLAALRATYRRLGPAEAAGAAQEGALLVDIRYAALRDRDGTIPGAAIVERNELEWRLDPAGTHRLPQVASYDLPVVVICNEGYASTLAAASLHSLGLPHATDLVGGFQAWRAAGLPVVAPDGTPTRPTPSIAADGAGG, from the coding sequence ATGGCGCGGTCCATAGACGAGCAGCTCGCCGCGCTCCGGGCCACGTACCGCCGCCTCGGCCCCGCTGAGGCGGCCGGCGCGGCCCAGGAGGGTGCGCTGCTGGTCGACATCCGCTACGCGGCCCTGCGGGACCGCGACGGAACGATCCCGGGCGCGGCCATAGTCGAGCGCAATGAGCTGGAGTGGCGGCTCGACCCGGCCGGCACGCACCGCCTGCCGCAGGTGGCGTCGTACGACCTGCCGGTCGTGGTGATCTGCAACGAGGGCTACGCCTCCACCCTTGCCGCGGCTTCCCTGCACAGCCTTGGCCTGCCCCATGCCACGGATCTGGTCGGCGGCTTCCAGGCCTGGCGGGCGGCGGGCCTGCCGGTGGTGGCGCCGGACGGCACACCGACCCGCCCGACGCCGTCCATCGCGGCGGACGGCGCCGGCGGGTGA
- a CDS encoding ABC transporter ATP-binding protein: protein MIRFENVSKRYADGTIAVDGLSFEVGAGELVTLVGPSGCGKTTTMKMVNRLIEPTSGRILLDGEDIAAMEPVKLRRRIGYVIQQGGLFPHKSVLDNTAAVPALLGWKKAAARSRAAELLDLVGLDPATFGSRYPDQLSGGQRQRVGVARALAADPPVLLMDEPFGAVDPVVRERLQTEFLNLQAQVRKTVLFVTHDIEEAVRLGDRMAVYGEGRIEQYDSPATVLGAPATPYVAEFVGADRGLKRLSVTAIRPEDLEPAPTVRLDEDAAAAGARLREQEARWGVVLDADGALHGWVRADALTSEGKGTVREHARRSQASVPAEASLKQAFSVMLQHDAGWVAVIDGDRFLGVLTPARLHEALRRSVRDGDAVESVG from the coding sequence ATGATCAGATTCGAGAACGTCAGCAAGCGCTACGCCGACGGCACCATCGCCGTGGACGGGCTGTCCTTCGAGGTCGGCGCGGGCGAGCTCGTCACGCTGGTCGGTCCGTCCGGCTGCGGCAAGACCACCACCATGAAGATGGTCAACCGGCTCATCGAGCCCACCAGCGGGCGCATCCTGCTCGACGGCGAGGACATAGCGGCCATGGAGCCGGTGAAGCTGCGCCGCCGTATCGGCTACGTCATCCAGCAGGGCGGGCTCTTCCCGCACAAGTCCGTGCTGGACAACACCGCGGCCGTGCCCGCGCTGCTCGGCTGGAAGAAGGCCGCCGCCAGGTCGCGGGCCGCGGAACTGCTCGACCTGGTCGGCCTGGACCCGGCGACCTTCGGCTCCCGCTACCCCGACCAGCTCTCCGGCGGTCAGCGGCAGCGGGTCGGAGTGGCGCGGGCGCTGGCCGCCGACCCGCCCGTCCTGCTGATGGACGAGCCCTTCGGCGCGGTCGACCCGGTCGTACGGGAGCGGTTGCAGACCGAATTCCTCAACCTCCAGGCCCAGGTCCGCAAGACCGTGCTCTTCGTCACGCACGACATCGAGGAGGCCGTACGCCTCGGCGACCGGATGGCCGTCTACGGCGAGGGCCGCATCGAGCAGTACGACTCCCCCGCGACCGTGCTCGGCGCGCCGGCGACGCCTTATGTCGCCGAATTCGTCGGCGCCGACCGCGGGCTCAAGCGGCTGTCGGTGACCGCGATCAGGCCCGAGGACCTCGAACCGGCGCCCACGGTCCGCCTCGACGAGGACGCCGCCGCGGCCGGCGCGCGGCTGCGCGAGCAGGAGGCGCGCTGGGGCGTCGTCCTCGACGCGGACGGCGCCCTGCACGGCTGGGTCCGGGCGGACGCGCTCACCTCCGAAGGGAAGGGCACGGTACGCGAGCACGCCCGCCGCTCGCAGGCGTCGGTGCCGGCGGAGGCCAGCTTGAAGCAGGCGTTCAGCGTGATGCTGCAGCACGACGCGGGCTGGGTCGCCGTCATCGACGGCGACCGCTTCCTCGGAGTGCTCACCCCGGCCCGGCTGCACGAGGCGCTGCGGCGCTCGGTGCGGGACGGGGACGCCGTCGAGTCCGTCGGCTGA
- a CDS encoding ABC transporter permease, whose amino-acid sequence MASENCLVANDWVCGKYLRNYRHELTDATLQHLWITAVSVAIGLLVAFPLALIARRWRLATGPVLAITTILYTVPSLAMFSLLLPVFGISPSLVVTGLVLYSLTILVRNILAGLESVPADVTEAARAMGYGPLRLLFGVELPLALPALMAGLRIATVSTVALTTVGAIIDYGGLGNLLKSGIDSNFRAQVLAASVLCVVIALLADALLLGVQWLLTPWRHKGRGKQRRTRRMTDAEKVATP is encoded by the coding sequence ATGGCTTCCGAGAACTGCCTGGTCGCGAACGACTGGGTGTGCGGGAAATATCTCCGCAACTACCGGCACGAACTCACCGACGCGACGCTCCAGCACCTCTGGATCACCGCCGTCTCGGTGGCGATCGGCCTGCTCGTGGCCTTCCCGCTGGCGCTGATCGCACGCCGCTGGCGGCTCGCCACAGGCCCGGTGCTCGCGATCACCACGATCCTCTACACGGTGCCGTCGCTGGCGATGTTCTCGCTGCTGCTGCCGGTGTTCGGCATCTCACCCTCGCTGGTCGTCACCGGCCTGGTGCTGTACTCGCTGACGATCCTGGTCCGCAACATCCTCGCGGGCCTCGAATCGGTCCCCGCCGACGTCACCGAGGCCGCCCGCGCCATGGGGTACGGGCCGCTGCGGCTGCTGTTCGGCGTCGAGCTGCCGCTCGCGCTGCCCGCGCTGATGGCCGGACTGCGGATCGCCACGGTCTCCACCGTAGCGCTCACCACGGTCGGCGCGATCATCGACTACGGCGGCCTGGGCAATCTGCTCAAATCCGGCATCGACAGCAACTTCCGGGCGCAGGTGCTCGCCGCGTCCGTGCTCTGCGTCGTCATCGCCCTGCTGGCCGACGCGCTGCTGCTCGGCGTGCAGTGGCTGCTGACGCCGTGGCGGCACAAGGGCCGCGGCAAGCAGCGCAGGACCCGAAGAATGACCGACGCGGAAAAGGTGGCCACCCCGTGA
- a CDS encoding ABC transporter permease translates to MSAIGGAWDWLTTGTNWSGQDGVVHRLSEHLYFSGVSLGFALVTALPLALVLGHYGRGGTLAINISNIGRAIPTFAVLTILLLLIGSDSDWPVIIALVLFSVPPLITNAYVGMREVDPDVVEAARGMGMTGPQVLFRIELPLAFPLIWTGVRSAAVQVIATATLAALAGFGGLGRIITAGFNRQITAQVVAGAVLVAALALLVEGVLLALQRILDPMRRRRTPVTPASPPTSSISSLSGATHS, encoded by the coding sequence GTGAGCGCCATCGGCGGAGCCTGGGACTGGCTCACCACCGGTACCAACTGGTCGGGTCAGGACGGCGTCGTCCACCGCCTGTCGGAACACCTCTACTTCAGCGGGGTCTCGCTGGGCTTCGCCCTGGTGACGGCCCTCCCGCTGGCCCTCGTCCTCGGCCACTACGGCCGTGGCGGCACCCTGGCCATCAACATCTCCAACATCGGCCGGGCGATCCCCACCTTCGCCGTGCTCACCATCCTGCTGCTGCTCATCGGCTCCGACAGCGACTGGCCGGTGATCATCGCCCTGGTGCTGTTCTCGGTGCCGCCGCTGATCACCAACGCCTACGTCGGGATGCGCGAGGTCGACCCCGATGTGGTGGAGGCCGCCCGCGGCATGGGGATGACCGGCCCGCAGGTGCTGTTCAGGATCGAACTGCCGCTGGCCTTCCCGCTGATCTGGACCGGTGTCAGAAGCGCCGCCGTCCAGGTGATCGCCACCGCCACGCTGGCCGCGCTGGCCGGATTCGGCGGCCTGGGACGGATCATCACCGCGGGCTTCAACCGGCAGATCACCGCCCAGGTGGTCGCGGGCGCGGTGCTGGTCGCCGCCCTCGCGCTGCTGGTCGAAGGCGTCCTGCTGGCCCTCCAGCGGATTCTCGACCCCATGCGCCGCCGGCGCACCCCCGTGACCCCCGCAAGCCCCCCCACCTCATCCATCTCCTCACTGTCTGGAGCGACACACTCATGA
- a CDS encoding ABC transporter substrate-binding protein, whose amino-acid sequence MNGRLRVAGTALAAALLLTGVAGCGGDSLEKKNDSDSSSAPAGGSAAAGGNKDLVIGSAGFTESAVLAELYAKVLANAGYHTSVKTLENRELYEPALEKGQIDVVPEYAATLAEFLNTKANGAKAAPVASSDVTATVAALTKLAEPRGLKVLPVGQAVDQNAFAVTKDFADQHHLKTLSDLGAAHLKIKLAAGDECPDRVFCSPGLKKTYGIDVASIDPKGVGTTQSKQAVKDGTDQLVLTTTTDATLDQFGLVLLTDDKHLQNADNLLPVVNAKDAGAPDVAAALDKLTQVLTTADLTELNRKVDAERQKPADVAADYLKSKGL is encoded by the coding sequence ATGAACGGACGTCTACGCGTCGCCGGTACGGCCCTGGCCGCCGCCCTGCTGCTGACGGGCGTGGCCGGCTGCGGTGGCGACAGCCTGGAGAAGAAGAACGACTCGGACTCCTCGTCCGCCCCGGCCGGCGGCTCCGCCGCGGCGGGGGGGAACAAGGACCTGGTGATCGGCTCGGCCGGCTTCACCGAGAGCGCCGTCCTCGCCGAGCTGTACGCCAAGGTGCTGGCCAATGCCGGTTATCACACCTCGGTGAAGACCCTGGAGAACCGCGAGCTGTATGAACCGGCGCTGGAGAAGGGCCAGATCGACGTCGTGCCGGAATACGCCGCGACGCTCGCGGAGTTCCTGAACACCAAGGCCAATGGCGCCAAGGCCGCGCCGGTCGCCTCCAGCGATGTCACCGCCACGGTGGCCGCGCTGACCAAGCTCGCCGAACCGCGCGGCCTCAAGGTGCTGCCGGTCGGCCAGGCCGTCGACCAGAATGCTTTTGCGGTCACCAAGGACTTCGCAGATCAGCACCACCTCAAGACCCTTTCCGATCTTGGTGCGGCCCATCTCAAGATCAAATTGGCGGCCGGCGACGAATGCCCCGACCGGGTCTTCTGCTCGCCCGGGTTGAAGAAGACCTACGGCATCGACGTCGCCTCGATCGACCCCAAGGGTGTCGGCACCACCCAGTCGAAGCAGGCCGTCAAGGACGGCACCGACCAGCTGGTGCTGACCACCACCACCGACGCCACCCTCGACCAGTTCGGCCTGGTGCTGCTGACCGACGACAAGCACTTGCAGAACGCCGACAACCTCCTGCCCGTGGTCAATGCCAAGGACGCCGGCGCCCCGGACGTCGCCGCCGCCCTGGACAAGCTCACCCAGGTCCTCACCACCGCCGACCTCACCGAGCTGAACAGGAAGGTCGACGCGGAACGCCAGAAGCCCGCCGATGTCGCGGCCGACTACCTCAAGTCCAAGGGCCTGTGA
- a CDS encoding NADH-quinone oxidoreductase subunit D, producing MTETTIGIGGAAESTDMVLNIGPQHPSTHGVLRLRLVLDGERIRTAEPIVGYMHRGAEKLFEARDYRQIVMLANRHDWLSAFSNELGVVLAVERMLGMEVPERAVWTRTLLAELNRVLNHLMFLGSYPLELGGITPIFYAFTEREELQHVMEEVSGGRMHYMFNRVGGLKEDLPNGWTGRARATVAAVRSRMGRIDDLVLGNEIFRGRTRGVGVLSRQDVHGFGVSGPIARASGVDFDLRRDEPYLAYGELADTLRVVTRTEGDCLARFEVLLEQTHVALDLADACLDRLAGLPPGPINQRLPKVLKAPEGHTYAWTENPLGLNGYYLVSKGEKTPYRLKLRSASYNNIQALTVLLPGTLVADMVAILGSMFFVVGDVDK from the coding sequence ATGACGGAGACCACGATCGGCATCGGCGGCGCAGCCGAAAGCACCGACATGGTGCTGAACATCGGCCCGCAGCACCCCTCCACCCACGGAGTGCTGCGCTTGCGGCTCGTGCTCGACGGGGAGCGGATCCGGACGGCGGAGCCGATCGTCGGGTACATGCACCGCGGCGCCGAGAAGCTGTTCGAGGCGCGGGACTACCGCCAGATCGTGATGCTCGCCAACCGCCACGACTGGCTCTCGGCGTTCTCGAACGAGCTGGGCGTGGTGCTCGCCGTGGAGCGGATGCTCGGCATGGAGGTGCCGGAGCGGGCCGTGTGGACGCGGACCCTGCTCGCCGAGCTGAACCGGGTGCTGAACCACCTGATGTTCCTCGGGTCGTACCCGCTGGAGCTGGGCGGGATCACCCCGATCTTCTACGCGTTCACCGAGCGCGAGGAGTTGCAGCACGTCATGGAGGAGGTCTCCGGCGGGCGGATGCACTACATGTTCAACCGGGTCGGCGGCCTCAAGGAGGACCTGCCGAACGGCTGGACAGGGCGGGCGCGGGCGACGGTCGCGGCGGTGCGGTCCCGGATGGGGCGGATCGACGACCTGGTGCTCGGCAACGAGATCTTCCGCGGCAGGACCCGCGGGGTCGGCGTGCTGTCGCGGCAGGACGTGCACGGCTTCGGGGTGAGCGGCCCGATCGCCCGCGCCTCGGGGGTGGACTTCGACCTGCGCAGGGACGAGCCGTACCTGGCGTACGGGGAGCTGGCGGACACGCTGCGGGTGGTCACCAGGACCGAGGGCGACTGCCTGGCCCGCTTCGAGGTGCTGCTCGAACAGACGCATGTGGCGCTGGACCTGGCCGACGCGTGCCTGGACCGGCTGGCCGGGCTGCCGCCCGGGCCGATCAACCAGCGGCTGCCGAAGGTGCTCAAGGCCCCGGAGGGCCACACCTACGCCTGGACGGAGAACCCGCTCGGCCTCAACGGCTACTACCTGGTGTCGAAGGGCGAGAAGACCCCGTACCGCCTCAAGCTGCGCTCGGCGTCGTACAACAACATCCAGGCGCTGACCGTGCTGCTGCCCGGCACCCTGGTGGCGGACATGGTGGCGATCCTCGGGTCGATGTTCTTCGTAGTGGGCGACGTCGACAAGTAG
- a CDS encoding NAD-dependent epimerase/dehydratase family protein codes for MRLLMLGGTGFVGRATAEAAVKRGWEVTVFHRGRGQVPDGVAAVVIGDREGDLAGLATGEWDAVVDTWSAAPAVVEASASALAGRVGRYAYVSSRSVHVYPSPAGADETAPVVAGGGEDYAQLKRGGEIAVTESYGDAALLLRAGLILGPYEDVGRLPWWLNRTARGGRVLAPGPRDLPLQYIDVRDLAEWTLDALTAGLGGAYGLVSPSGHATMGSFLDACVQETGGAAELVWADPGTVIAAGIEPWMDLPVWCPPGEMHDAMHRGNVSKALGAGLTCRAVEETVADTWAWLRSLTGPPPQRSDRPVLGLDPEVERRVLAGLR; via the coding sequence ATGAGATTGCTGATGCTGGGCGGTACAGGATTCGTCGGCCGGGCCACGGCAGAGGCCGCGGTCAAGCGCGGCTGGGAGGTCACCGTCTTCCACCGCGGCCGCGGCCAGGTCCCGGACGGCGTGGCCGCGGTGGTGATCGGAGACCGCGAGGGCGACCTCGCGGGCCTCGCCACGGGCGAATGGGACGCGGTGGTCGACACATGGTCGGCCGCCCCCGCCGTCGTGGAGGCCTCGGCCAGCGCCCTGGCCGGCCGCGTCGGCCGCTACGCGTACGTATCGAGCCGGTCGGTCCACGTGTACCCATCCCCCGCGGGCGCCGACGAGACCGCCCCGGTCGTGGCGGGTGGCGGTGAGGACTACGCCCAGCTCAAGCGGGGCGGCGAGATCGCCGTAACCGAGTCGTACGGGGACGCGGCGCTCCTGCTGCGGGCCGGGCTGATCCTCGGCCCGTACGAGGACGTCGGCCGCCTCCCGTGGTGGCTGAACCGCACCGCCCGCGGCGGCCGGGTGCTGGCGCCGGGCCCGCGGGACCTGCCGCTCCAGTACATCGACGTGCGCGACCTCGCGGAATGGACGCTGGACGCGCTGACCGCCGGCCTCGGCGGGGCGTACGGCCTCGTGAGCCCTTCGGGGCACGCGACGATGGGGTCGTTCCTGGACGCCTGCGTCCAGGAGACCGGCGGGGCCGCCGAACTCGTCTGGGCCGACCCCGGGACCGTGATCGCCGCCGGCATCGAACCGTGGATGGACCTCCCGGTCTGGTGTCCGCCCGGCGAGATGCACGACGCCATGCACCGCGGGAACGTCAGCAAGGCGCTGGGCGCCGGGCTGACCTGCCGCGCCGTCGAGGAGACCGTCGCCGACACCTGGGCCTGGCTCCGGTCGCTGACCGGCCCGCCCCCGCAGCGCTCCGACCGGCCGGTCCTCGGCCTCGACCCGGAGGTCGAGCGGCGGGTGCTCGCCGGCCTGCGCTGA
- a CDS encoding SAM-dependent methyltransferase: MERALYGPGGFFLRERPAGHFRTSVHVSGLYAEAVAELLCRVDTALGHPAEVAFTDMGAGGGELCAGVLDVLPATVAARVRPYAVDLAPRPAGLDPRITWAATPPQCTRGLLFANEWLDNVPLAVAEADEGGTVRYVEVRPGDGTERPGAEVGGEDAEWLRCWWPLEPGARAEIGRPRDEAWAAATGSLAAGLAVAVDYCHVRAARPPFGTLTGYRAGRQVPPVPDGSCDLTAHVAADSLPGAVPVPQRTALHALGLTAARPPLALATTAPAAYVRGLAAAGEAAALTARGGLGDFTWAMTPVTPACAEVVAGLS; the protein is encoded by the coding sequence ATGGAGCGCGCGCTGTACGGTCCCGGGGGGTTCTTCCTGCGGGAACGGCCGGCCGGGCATTTCCGCACGTCGGTGCATGTCTCCGGGCTGTACGCCGAGGCCGTCGCGGAGTTGCTGTGCCGGGTCGACACCGCCCTCGGCCACCCCGCGGAAGTGGCCTTCACCGACATGGGCGCCGGGGGCGGCGAACTGTGCGCCGGAGTGCTCGACGTGCTTCCGGCCACAGTGGCCGCGCGGGTACGCCCGTACGCCGTCGACCTCGCCCCGCGCCCCGCCGGGCTCGACCCGCGCATCACCTGGGCCGCGACGCCGCCGCAATGTACGCGGGGGCTGCTCTTCGCCAACGAATGGCTCGACAATGTGCCGCTGGCGGTCGCGGAGGCGGACGAGGGCGGCACCGTCCGCTACGTCGAGGTCCGCCCGGGCGACGGGACGGAACGCCCCGGCGCCGAGGTCGGCGGCGAGGACGCGGAATGGCTGCGCTGCTGGTGGCCGCTCGAACCCGGGGCCAGGGCCGAGATCGGGCGCCCCAGGGACGAGGCGTGGGCCGCCGCGACCGGCTCCCTGGCGGCGGGCCTCGCGGTCGCCGTGGACTATTGCCACGTGCGGGCCGCCCGGCCCCCGTTCGGCACCCTCACCGGCTACCGGGCCGGGCGCCAGGTGCCGCCCGTGCCCGACGGCAGCTGCGACCTCACCGCGCACGTGGCCGCGGATTCCCTGCCGGGCGCCGTGCCCGTACCGCAGCGCACCGCCCTGCACGCCCTGGGCCTGACGGCCGCCCGCCCGCCCCTGGCCCTGGCGACGACCGCGCCGGCCGCGTATGTCCGCGGCCTGGCCGCCGCCGGTGAGGCCGCCGCCCTCACCGCACGCGGCGGCCTGGGCGACTTCACCTGGGCGATGACACCGGTGACGCCCGCTTGCGCCGAGGTGGTCGCGGGGCTGAGCTGA